From Pongo pygmaeus isolate AG05252 chromosome 2, NHGRI_mPonPyg2-v2.0_pri, whole genome shotgun sequence, a single genomic window includes:
- the MSL2 gene encoding E3 ubiquitin-protein ligase MSL2, translated as MNPVNATALYISASRLVLNYDPGDPKAFTEINRLLPYFRQSLSCCVCGHLLQDPIAPTNSTCQHYVCKTCKGKKMMMKPSCSWCKDYEQFEENKQLSILVNCYKKLCEYITQTTLARDIIEAVDCSSDILALLNDGSLFCEETEKPSDSSFTLCLTHSPLPSTSEPTTDPQASLSPMSESTLSIAIGSSVINGLPTYNGLSIDRFGINIPSPEHSNTIDVCNTVDIKTEDLSDSLPPVCDTVATDLCSTGIDICSFSEDIKPGDSLLLSVEEVLRSLETVSNTEVCCPNLQPNLEATVSNGPFLQLSSQSLSHNVFMSTSPALHGLSCTAATPKIAKLNRKRSRSESDSEKVQPLPISTIIRGPTLGASAPVTVKRESKISLQPIATVPNGGTTPKISKTVLLSTKSMKKSHEHGSKKSHSKTKPGILKKDKAVKEKIPSHHFMPGSPTKTVYKKPQEKKGCKCGRATQNPSVLTCRGQRCPCYSNRKACLDCICRGCQNSYMANGEKKLEAFAVPEKALEQTRLTLGINVTSIAVRNASTSTSVINVTGSPVTTFLAASTHDDKSLDEAIDMRFDC; from the coding sequence GACATTTGCTACAAGATCCTATTGCACCCACCAACTCCACCTGCCAACATTATGTCTGCAAAACTTGTAAAGGCAAGAAAATGATGATGAAACCTTCCTGTAGCTGGTGCAAAGACTATGAGCAGTTTGAGGAAAACAAGCAGTTAAGCATCCTAGTGAACTGCTACAAAAAACTATGCGAGTATATAACACAGACTACACTGGCACGGGATATAATAGAAGCAGTTGACTGTTCTTCTGATATTTTGGCTTTGCTTAATGATGGATCATTGTTTTGTGAGGAGACAGAAAAACCCTCGGATTCATCCTTTACTTTGTGTTTGACACATTCCCCTTTACCTTCAACCTCAGAACCCACAACTGATCCTCAAGCTAGTTTATCTCCAATGTCTGAAAGCACCCTCAGCATTGCTATTGGCAGTTCTGTTATCAATGGTTTGCCTACTTATAATGGGCTTTCAATAGATAGATTTGGTATAAATATTCCTTCACCTGAACATTCAAATACAATTGACGTATGTAATACTGTTGACATAAAAACTGAGGATCTGTCTGACAGCCTGCCACCCGTTTGTGACACAGTAGCCACTGACTTATGTTCCACAGGCATTGATATCTGCAGTTTCAGTGAAGATATAAAACCTGGAGACTCTCTGTTACTGAGTGTTGAGGAAGTACTCCGCAGCTTAGAAACTGTTTCAAATACAGAAGTCTGTTGCCCTAATTTGCAGCCGAACTTGGAAGCCACTGTATCCAATGGACCTTTTCTGCAGCTTTCTTCCCAGTCTCTTAGCCATAATGTTTTTATGTCCACCAGTCCTGCACTTCATGGGTTATCATGTACAGCAGCAACTCCGAAGATAGCAAAATTGAATAGAAAACGATCCAGATCAGAGAGCGACAGTGAGAAAGTTCAGCCACTTCCAATTTCTACCATTATCCGAGGCCCAACACTGGGGGCATCTGCTCCTGTGACAGTGAAACGGGAGAGCAAAATTTCTCTTCAACCTATAGCAACTGTTCCCAATGGAGGCACAACGCCTAAAATCAGCAAAACTGTACTTTTATCTACTAAAAGCATGAAAAAGAGTCATGAACATGGATCCAAGAAATCTCACTCTAAAACCAAGCCAGGTATtcttaaaaaagacaaagcagtAAAGGAAAAGATTCCTAGTCATCATTTTATGCCAGGAAGTCCTACCAAGACTGTGTACAAAAAACCCCAGGAAAAGAAAGGGTGTAAATGTGGGCGTGCTACTCAAAATCCAAGTGTTCTTACATGCCGAGGCCAACGCTGCCCTTGCTACTCTAACCGCAAAGCCTGCTTAGATTGTATATGTCGTGGCTGCCAAAACTCCTATATGGCCAATGGGGAGAAGAAGCTGGAGGCATTTGCCGTGCCAGAAAAGGCCTTGGAGCAGACCAGGCTCACTTTGGGCATTAACGTGACTAGCATTGCTGTGCGTAACGCTAGTACCAGCACCAGTGTAATAAATGTCACAGGGTCCCCAGTAACGACGTTTTTAGCTGCCAGTACACATGATGATAAAAGTTTGGATGAAGCTATAGACATGAGATTCGACTGTTAA